A genomic segment from Flavobacterium inviolabile encodes:
- the upp gene encoding uracil phosphoribosyltransferase, producing the protein MRIHYISENNSILNHFLSQIRDVNVQKDSMRFRKNIERIGEVMAYELSKILTYKEVNIQTPLGIKKTTALEDNVVLCSILRAGLALHTGFMNFFDDAENGFVSAMRHHPNNDDYFDILVEYQAAPSFENKNLILIDPMLATGQSLVAVFNKLMTAETPKEIHIAVVIATPEGIAYLENNLPDNCHLWVAALDEGLNEKNYIVPGLGDAGDLAYGSKL; encoded by the coding sequence ATGCGCATTCATTATATTTCCGAAAACAACAGTATTCTCAATCATTTTTTATCTCAAATCCGCGATGTAAATGTCCAGAAAGACAGCATGCGTTTTCGTAAAAATATAGAACGTATTGGTGAAGTCATGGCCTATGAGCTAAGCAAGATACTAACTTATAAAGAGGTTAATATCCAAACGCCGCTGGGCATCAAAAAAACAACTGCTTTAGAAGACAATGTTGTTTTGTGTTCCATTCTGAGAGCCGGTCTGGCATTGCATACCGGGTTTATGAATTTCTTTGATGATGCCGAAAACGGCTTTGTGTCGGCAATGCGCCATCACCCGAATAACGACGATTATTTTGATATTTTAGTAGAGTATCAGGCCGCTCCTTCTTTTGAAAATAAAAACCTGATTCTGATTGATCCAATGTTAGCCACCGGACAGTCGCTGGTTGCTGTTTTCAATAAATTAATGACTGCCGAAACGCCTAAAGAAATTCACATCGCCGTAGTTATTGCCACTCCGGAAGGAATTGCCTATCTGGAAAATAACCTGCCGGATAACTGCCACCTTTGGGTAGCGGCTCTGGACGAAGGCCTGAACGAAAAAAATTATATTGTTCCGGGATTAGGTGACGCCGGTGACCTGGCTTACGGCAGCAAATTATAA
- a CDS encoding DUF6427 family protein — MEHYTTVVQKVGSFLLLLGSLFLVRFISKRNGLTKDNSYTPFLFLLFLILFPSVLINTNIIIANFFILLSLRRLISLQSLITPKEKIFDASLWIFVATLFHFWSILFLILVFVSIIFHVSRDYRNWIIPFIALFTVLIIFVFAVIVWDKNLLLLVMEKAYISFDFTYFENVYQNIALALFSSIAVLFFATQLLALSNRPLNMQSSYKKILFSFLLGVGIYVLSSSKNNSFLAFTFFPLAVMGTNFIENIDNKWTREGVLYSLVAISFFIFFAQVL; from the coding sequence ATGGAACACTATACAACAGTGGTTCAAAAAGTAGGTTCATTCTTACTGCTATTAGGGTCGTTATTTTTAGTAAGATTCATCAGTAAAAGAAACGGATTGACAAAAGATAACAGTTATACACCCTTTCTGTTTCTGCTTTTTCTGATCCTGTTTCCGTCGGTTTTGATAAACACCAATATCATAATTGCGAACTTTTTTATACTGTTGTCGCTTCGACGCTTAATTTCGTTGCAGTCGTTAATAACCCCGAAAGAAAAAATCTTTGATGCGTCGTTATGGATATTTGTGGCGACACTATTCCATTTCTGGAGTATACTTTTTTTGATTTTAGTATTTGTGTCCATTATTTTCCACGTTTCGAGAGATTATCGCAACTGGATCATTCCGTTTATTGCCCTGTTTACAGTGCTGATAATTTTTGTTTTTGCGGTAATAGTATGGGACAAGAACCTGTTGCTTTTAGTAATGGAGAAAGCCTATATCAGTTTTGATTTTACCTATTTTGAAAACGTATATCAGAACATTGCCCTGGCACTTTTTTCGTCGATAGCGGTACTGTTTTTTGCCACGCAATTGCTGGCACTTTCCAACCGTCCGCTGAATATGCAGTCGTCGTACAAGAAAATTCTTTTTTCCTTTTTATTAGGAGTCGGGATTTATGTATTGTCGTCAAGTAAAAACAACAGTTTTCTGGCTTTTACCTTTTTCCCGTTAGCGGTTATGGGAACCAATTTTATAGAAAATATCGATAACAAATGGACAAGAGAAGGCGTATTGTATTCCCTTGTAGCCATTAGTTTCTTTATCTTTTTTGCCCAGGTATTATAA
- a CDS encoding DUF6341 family protein has translation MKAFFEGIQYLFVDILFAPMDWMRQLELTNWWAANLLNWIFIIICCGATYYWVKELKSHKDKGEDAQDTTAHSFLK, from the coding sequence ATGAAAGCATTTTTTGAAGGAATACAGTACTTATTCGTAGACATATTATTCGCTCCGATGGATTGGATGAGACAATTGGAATTAACAAACTGGTGGGCTGCAAATCTTTTAAACTGGATTTTCATCATCATCTGTTGTGGTGCTACTTATTACTGGGTTAAAGAATTAAAAAGTCACAAAGATAAGGGTGAGGATGCTCAGGATACTACAGCCCATTCGTTCTTGAAATAA
- the purD gene encoding phosphoribosylamine--glycine ligase: MTILLLGSGGREHALAWKMLQSKDCSKLFVAPGNAGTASIAVNVNINPNDFEAVKQLVLAENIEMVVVGPEDPLVKGIYDYFQNDEALQSIPVIGPSKIGAQLEGSKEFAKEFLVKHNIPTAAYDSFTKETVEQGCAFLTTLKPPYVLKADGLAAGKGVLIIQDLAEAQEELRNMLVNEKFGSASAKVVIEEFLDGIELSCFVLTDGKNYKVLPTAKDYKRIGEGDTGLNTGGMGAVSPVPFADAVLMEKIESRIVKPTIDGLQKDGIPYKGFVFIGLINVANEPYVIEYNVRMGDPETEVVMPRLQSDLVQLFKAVATQTLDQVDLEIDSRSATTIMVVSGGYPEDYEKGKVISGLENVEGSIVFHAGTALKDNQVVTNGGRVIAVTSYGDSFQEAIKKSYQNIAKLNFDKMYFRKDIGFDL, encoded by the coding sequence ATGACAATTTTATTATTAGGTTCAGGAGGAAGAGAACATGCTTTAGCCTGGAAAATGCTGCAAAGTAAAGACTGTTCCAAACTATTTGTTGCACCCGGAAATGCCGGAACAGCATCAATAGCGGTCAATGTAAACATCAATCCGAACGATTTTGAAGCGGTTAAGCAACTTGTTTTAGCGGAAAACATCGAAATGGTAGTGGTAGGTCCGGAAGATCCGTTGGTAAAAGGGATTTACGATTATTTCCAGAATGATGAAGCTTTACAGAGCATTCCGGTAATCGGACCGTCAAAAATCGGGGCACAGCTGGAAGGAAGTAAAGAATTTGCCAAAGAATTTTTGGTAAAACACAATATCCCGACAGCGGCATACGACAGTTTTACCAAAGAAACCGTAGAACAGGGCTGTGCCTTTTTAACAACATTAAAACCGCCGTATGTTTTAAAAGCAGATGGTTTGGCAGCCGGAAAAGGAGTTCTGATTATCCAGGATCTGGCAGAAGCTCAGGAAGAACTGCGCAACATGCTGGTTAATGAAAAATTTGGAAGTGCCAGTGCAAAAGTTGTTATCGAAGAATTTCTGGACGGTATCGAACTGAGCTGTTTTGTTTTAACAGACGGTAAAAACTATAAAGTACTGCCAACAGCAAAGGACTACAAACGAATCGGAGAAGGCGATACCGGATTGAATACCGGAGGAATGGGAGCGGTTTCGCCAGTACCTTTTGCAGACGCTGTTTTAATGGAAAAAATTGAAAGCCGGATTGTAAAACCAACGATTGACGGATTGCAGAAAGACGGTATTCCGTATAAAGGATTTGTTTTCATCGGTCTGATCAATGTAGCAAACGAACCGTATGTAATTGAATATAACGTGCGTATGGGTGATCCGGAAACAGAAGTGGTTATGCCAAGACTGCAATCGGATCTGGTACAGCTATTCAAAGCGGTAGCAACACAAACACTGGATCAGGTGGATTTGGAAATAGATTCCCGAAGTGCTACAACCATCATGGTCGTTTCAGGCGGCTATCCGGAAGACTATGAAAAAGGAAAAGTAATTTCCGGTTTGGAAAATGTGGAAGGTTCTATCGTTTTCCATGCAGGAACAGCTTTAAAAGATAACCAGGTTGTCACGAACGGCGGAAGAGTAATTGCCGTAACATCCTATGGAGACAGCTTCCAGGAAGCCATAAAAAAATCTTATCAAAATATAGCAAAACTAAATTTTGATAAGATGTATTTTAGAAAAGATATCGGTTTCGACCTGTAA
- a CDS encoding phenylacetate--CoA ligase family protein, with protein sequence MLKLFDLSLKFSGFPMKEANLEFDRTLAVPEHEYAGFIFSKQKEIVDFHLKHNPFYQQLYGKKVFENWEDLPVLTKKELQQPLQQRLAEGYTLKNTFVNKTSGSSGDPFIFAKDKFSHAITWSSYFYRFGWFGIDFNHSYQARFYGIPLDPIGYRKERIKDYLSCRFRFPIFDLSDAFLKKILFHFKTKKFDYIDGYTSSIVLFAKFLKSKNIILKTICPTLKVCMVTSEMLFEEDKVLLEKQFGIPIVNEYGASELDLIAFQNPEGEWQVNTETLYVEILDADNRPVPNGQEGRIVITSLYNKAHPFIRYDIGDIGILDEKSTPKKTLLKTLVGRTNDIAVLPSGKKSPGLTFYYVTKSVIEDDGNVKEFIIRQLKTDTFEIDYVSDHVLTASQIQKIEQAIALYLEPGLLFIFNQKASLERTSRGKLKQFQSLL encoded by the coding sequence GTGCTTAAACTATTCGATTTATCTTTGAAATTCAGCGGCTTCCCTATGAAAGAAGCCAATTTGGAATTTGACAGGACGCTTGCCGTTCCGGAACACGAGTATGCCGGTTTCATTTTTTCGAAACAGAAGGAAATTGTTGATTTTCACCTTAAGCACAATCCATTTTACCAACAGCTTTACGGGAAAAAGGTGTTTGAAAACTGGGAAGATTTGCCGGTACTGACAAAAAAAGAGTTACAGCAGCCTTTGCAGCAGCGCCTTGCGGAAGGATATACCTTAAAAAACACGTTTGTGAACAAAACTTCCGGTTCCAGCGGTGATCCGTTTATTTTTGCCAAGGATAAATTTTCGCACGCCATTACCTGGTCTTCCTATTTTTACCGGTTTGGCTGGTTTGGCATTGATTTTAATCATTCCTACCAGGCCCGTTTTTACGGGATTCCATTGGATCCCATCGGTTACCGGAAAGAGCGGATCAAAGATTACCTGAGCTGTCGTTTCCGCTTTCCGATATTTGATTTATCGGATGCTTTTCTCAAAAAAATACTGTTTCACTTCAAGACTAAAAAATTCGATTATATCGACGGTTATACCAGTTCGATCGTATTGTTTGCCAAATTCTTAAAGTCAAAGAATATCATTCTAAAAACTATCTGCCCTACTTTAAAAGTCTGTATGGTTACTTCGGAGATGCTTTTTGAAGAGGATAAGGTTTTACTGGAAAAGCAATTCGGCATTCCCATTGTAAATGAATACGGTGCTTCGGAGCTGGATTTAATTGCTTTTCAGAATCCGGAAGGAGAATGGCAGGTCAATACAGAAACTTTATATGTTGAAATACTGGATGCTGATAATCGTCCGGTTCCTAACGGACAGGAAGGCCGCATTGTGATTACTTCTCTTTACAATAAAGCGCACCCCTTTATCCGTTATGATATTGGCGACATTGGCATACTGGATGAAAAGAGTACTCCTAAAAAAACGCTTTTAAAAACACTGGTTGGCAGAACCAACGATATTGCGGTTTTACCCAGTGGTAAAAAGTCGCCGGGACTTACCTTTTATTACGTTACCAAAAGCGTTATTGAAGATGACGGAAATGTAAAAGAGTTTATTATCCGGCAGCTCAAAACGGATACCTTTGAAATTGACTATGTGAGCGATCATGTATTAACCGCTTCACAAATTCAAAAAATTGAACAGGCAATCGCGCTTTATTTAGAACCCGGTCTGCTGTTTATTTTTAATCAAAAGGCTTCATTAGAGAGAACCAGCAGAGGAAAACTAAAGCAGTTCCAGTCGTTACTGTAG
- a CDS encoding glycosyltransferase family 2 protein — MPALVSIITPAFNSARYISETILSVQNQTCENWEMIIVDDHSSDETTRIVTSFAAQDNRIKLCSLTENSGAGKARNHAVEKATGKYIAFLDADDVWKPEKLEKQLAFMESNKLPFTFSFYDCIDEHGASLNRRIKAPVKLSYRQLFFCNFIGNLTGIYDTDYFGKIPIPSFRKRQDWMLWLTVLAKIKTAYPVPESLACYRIRKDSISASKWKLLKHNFYVYRDFHKLNAIKALACMAGFLFVQLLIKPRYTEKLQ, encoded by the coding sequence ATGCCGGCTTTGGTATCCATAATAACCCCTGCATTTAATTCCGCACGCTACATTAGCGAAACCATACTTTCGGTTCAGAATCAGACCTGTGAAAATTGGGAAATGATCATTGTTGATGACCATTCTTCGGATGAAACAACCCGGATTGTCACATCATTTGCAGCACAGGACAACCGTATTAAATTATGCTCCCTTACGGAAAATTCAGGTGCCGGGAAAGCCAGAAACCATGCGGTGGAAAAAGCAACCGGAAAATACATTGCTTTTCTGGATGCCGACGATGTATGGAAACCCGAAAAACTGGAAAAGCAGCTCGCCTTCATGGAAAGCAACAAACTGCCGTTTACCTTTTCTTTTTACGATTGCATTGATGAGCATGGTGCCTCTTTAAACAGGAGAATCAAAGCTCCGGTAAAACTATCTTACCGGCAACTGTTCTTCTGCAACTTTATTGGGAACCTTACCGGAATTTACGACACGGACTATTTCGGAAAAATTCCGATCCCATCCTTTCGGAAACGACAGGACTGGATGTTATGGCTAACGGTTTTAGCAAAAATAAAAACAGCATATCCGGTTCCGGAAAGTCTTGCCTGCTACAGGATCCGGAAAGATTCTATCTCTGCTTCAAAATGGAAACTGCTCAAACATAATTTCTATGTATATCGCGATTTTCATAAACTAAATGCAATCAAAGCGCTGGCATGTATGGCAGGATTCCTGTTTGTACAGTTGCTGATCAAACCGCGATATACCGAAAAACTACAGTAA
- a CDS encoding undecaprenyl-phosphate glucose phosphotransferase, whose product MRRNTGRYSGYIRPFSYLLDLIIINVLTVFLLPQTIGCFYNIFISIAWIIVSFNIGFYEVYRYTKAIEILGKILKQYLLFLVLSFAYIGYFSKYTEPSATIKYTTISIALIALFKLAVFYFLKRFRVVFGGNFRRVVIVGHGKNVVQLKDFFNDNPDYGYKLEKVFNVSNKEENIEACLQFVLDKNVDEIYCSLSDLTNKEVNQFVDFTDNNLKILKFLPDSKEILSRNLVFDYYGYIPIISMRNIPLDKSFNKIVKRIFDIFFSLLIILGLLSWLTPLLAIFIKMESKGPIFFKQKRNGLNYKEFNCYKFRSMRPNEIADLEQVSKNDPRITRIGRFIRKTSIDELPQFFNVLLGDMSVVGPRPHMVSHTEMYARSVDKFMVRHFIKPGITGLAQTNGYRGEVENNYDIINRVKYDIFYLENWSLLLDLKIIFLTVYNAVKGDEKAY is encoded by the coding sequence GTGCGTAGAAATACAGGCCGATATTCCGGATATATTAGACCGTTTTCCTATTTGTTAGACTTGATTATTATCAATGTATTAACGGTATTCCTGTTGCCGCAAACAATAGGATGTTTCTATAATATCTTTATCAGTATCGCTTGGATCATCGTCTCTTTTAATATCGGTTTTTATGAAGTTTACCGCTACACCAAAGCAATAGAGATTTTAGGAAAAATTTTAAAACAATACCTGTTGTTTTTGGTGCTTAGTTTTGCCTATATCGGATATTTTTCAAAATATACGGAACCATCGGCGACCATTAAATACACCACTATTTCCATCGCATTAATAGCCTTGTTCAAGCTGGCAGTTTTTTACTTCCTGAAACGATTCCGGGTTGTTTTCGGAGGAAACTTCAGAAGAGTTGTTATTGTCGGCCATGGTAAAAATGTAGTCCAGTTAAAAGACTTTTTCAACGACAATCCCGACTACGGCTATAAACTGGAAAAGGTGTTCAATGTAAGCAACAAGGAAGAAAACATTGAAGCGTGTCTTCAATTTGTATTGGATAAAAATGTAGATGAGATTTATTGCTCCTTGTCCGATTTAACAAATAAAGAAGTCAATCAATTCGTTGATTTCACCGATAATAATCTGAAGATCCTGAAATTTCTACCGGACAGTAAAGAAATACTGTCCCGAAATCTGGTTTTCGACTATTACGGATATATCCCTATTATTTCCATGCGGAATATTCCGCTGGACAAATCCTTTAACAAAATAGTAAAAAGGATCTTCGATATTTTCTTTTCCCTGTTAATCATCTTAGGATTGTTATCATGGCTCACGCCATTACTGGCAATTTTTATTAAAATGGAATCCAAGGGACCGATCTTTTTTAAACAAAAAAGAAACGGATTGAATTACAAGGAATTCAACTGCTATAAATTCCGTTCGATGCGTCCTAATGAAATAGCCGATCTGGAACAGGTATCCAAAAACGATCCGCGGATCACCCGTATAGGACGGTTTATCCGTAAAACAAGTATTGACGAATTACCGCAATTCTTCAACGTATTGCTGGGGGATATGTCGGTGGTGGGACCAAGACCACACATGGTGAGCCATACCGAAATGTATGCCAGAAGTGTTGACAAATTTATGGTAAGACACTTTATCAAGCCGGGAATTACCGGATTAGCACAAACGAACGGGTACCGGGGTGAAGTAGAAAACAACTACGACATCATCAACAGGGTAAAATACGATATCTTTTACCTTGAAAACTGGTCGTTGCTGCTGGATCTTAAAATCATATTCCTTACCGTTTACAACGCTGTTAAAGGCGACGAAAAAGCCTATTAA
- a CDS encoding UDP-glucuronic acid decarboxylase family protein: MKRILITGAAGFLGSHLCDRFIKEGYYVIGMDNLITGDLKNIEHLFKDQNFEFYHHDITKFVHVPGQLDYILHFASPASPIDYLKIPIQTLKVGSLGTHNLLGLARVKKARILIASTSEVYGDPLVHPQTEEYYGNVNTIGPRGVYDEAKRFQESITMAYHTFHGVETRIVRIFNTYGPRMRLNDGRVIPAFIGQALRGEDLTIFGDGSQTRSFCYVDDQVEGIFRLLHSDYALPVNIGNPDEITIKDFAEEIIKLTGTEQKVVYHPLPVNDPLQRQPDITKAREILGWEPKVSREEGMKITYDYFRSLSTEELLKEEHKDFSKYIF; the protein is encoded by the coding sequence ATGAAAAGAATTTTAATTACAGGGGCTGCAGGATTTTTAGGGTCTCATTTGTGTGATAGATTTATAAAAGAAGGATATTATGTTATCGGAATGGATAATTTAATTACCGGAGACTTAAAAAATATAGAGCATTTATTTAAAGACCAAAACTTTGAGTTTTATCATCACGATATCACAAAGTTTGTGCATGTTCCGGGTCAGCTGGATTATATACTTCATTTTGCTTCACCGGCAAGTCCTATTGACTATTTAAAAATTCCGATTCAAACCCTTAAAGTAGGTTCTTTGGGAACCCACAATCTTTTAGGATTGGCCCGTGTTAAGAAAGCCAGGATTTTAATTGCATCCACCTCGGAAGTATATGGAGATCCTTTGGTGCACCCGCAAACGGAAGAATACTATGGAAATGTAAATACCATTGGTCCGCGAGGCGTTTATGATGAAGCAAAACGTTTTCAGGAATCCATAACGATGGCTTACCACACTTTTCACGGTGTAGAAACCAGAATCGTACGAATCTTTAATACCTACGGACCGAGAATGCGATTAAACGACGGACGTGTAATCCCGGCTTTTATCGGACAGGCATTGCGAGGGGAAGATCTTACTATTTTCGGCGATGGTTCGCAAACCCGTTCTTTCTGTTATGTAGACGATCAGGTAGAGGGGATTTTCAGACTATTGCATTCGGATTATGCTTTACCGGTTAATATCGGAAACCCGGATGAGATCACGATCAAAGACTTTGCCGAAGAAATTATCAAACTAACCGGTACCGAACAAAAGGTGGTTTACCATCCGCTACCTGTAAATGACCCATTACAGCGTCAGCCGGACATTACAAAGGCAAGAGAAATATTGGGCTGGGAGCCAAAAGTTTCCAGAGAAGAAGGAATGAAGATAACCTATGATTATTTCAGGTCTTTATCAACAGAAGAGTTATTAAAAGAAGAGCATAAAGATTTCTCAAAATATATATTTTAG
- a CDS encoding WcaI family glycosyltransferase — MIKDITFITVNYAPEDTAIGLYTSQLAEFLVTKGYNVSVITGFPYYPMWKIPENYQDKPRYYTEVINGVTIYRYKFFVPENRNFFYRTLHILSFNFGNLFNLKKVRKADLVFCNIPFTTNVVLGLFLKWRLKAKLWTSIKDFEFDAAYESGLLKQNVVTRVFKTILYKIEAYLFTKSDIISSISFKMVDRIKQKAPRTNPVFFPDWVDVDFINPENYKHHSYISKDKFTILYSGNIGQKQNWEVYITLAKKLIAHPDIEFILVGEGAYKTELLARLEQEGLLGFIKYYEPIPYEDLSDLLCSADLHVLFQKSDVIDSVMPSKILGMMSSARPSVITGDLSSEVARHINSSQGWGYYTNEDPELILNAILTLKEDKNLQTEIGKKARAYMIENFSKNMILNSFIEKIDTL; from the coding sequence ATGATTAAAGACATTACCTTTATTACCGTAAACTATGCCCCTGAAGATACAGCAATAGGTTTATATACATCCCAATTAGCGGAATTTTTAGTTACTAAAGGTTATAATGTATCTGTAATTACAGGATTCCCTTATTATCCCATGTGGAAAATTCCTGAGAACTACCAGGACAAACCCCGGTATTATACCGAGGTTATTAATGGGGTTACCATTTACCGATACAAATTCTTTGTTCCGGAGAACAGAAACTTTTTTTATCGTACCTTACACATATTATCTTTTAATTTCGGAAATTTATTTAACCTGAAAAAGGTGCGAAAAGCCGATTTGGTTTTTTGTAATATTCCTTTTACAACCAATGTTGTACTGGGATTGTTTTTAAAATGGCGATTAAAAGCAAAATTATGGACCTCCATTAAAGATTTTGAATTTGATGCGGCCTATGAGTCCGGATTACTAAAACAGAATGTGGTAACCAGGGTATTCAAAACAATTTTATACAAAATTGAAGCTTACCTGTTTACAAAGTCCGATATTATCAGTTCGATCAGTTTTAAAATGGTAGACCGGATTAAACAGAAAGCACCCAGAACAAATCCTGTTTTTTTCCCGGATTGGGTGGATGTTGATTTTATCAATCCGGAGAATTATAAACATCACAGCTATATTTCTAAAGATAAGTTCACGATTTTATATTCCGGAAATATCGGTCAGAAACAAAACTGGGAAGTTTATATTACTTTAGCGAAAAAGTTAATTGCACATCCGGATATTGAATTCATCCTAGTGGGTGAAGGGGCTTATAAAACAGAATTGTTAGCCCGCCTGGAACAGGAAGGGCTTCTTGGTTTTATTAAATATTATGAGCCGATTCCTTATGAGGATTTATCCGATTTGTTATGCAGTGCCGATTTACACGTACTGTTTCAAAAATCGGATGTTATCGATTCGGTGATGCCGTCTAAAATACTGGGAATGATGAGCAGCGCACGTCCTTCGGTTATTACCGGAGATCTGAGCTCGGAAGTTGCCCGACATATTAATTCATCGCAGGGCTGGGGGTATTATACCAATGAGGATCCGGAATTAATACTGAATGCTATTCTGACCTTAAAAGAAGATAAAAATTTACAAACGGAAATAGGTAAAAAAGCACGAGCTTACATGATAGAAAATTTTTCAAAAAATATGATTTTGAATTCTTTCATTGAAAAAATTGATACTTTATAA
- a CDS encoding NAD-dependent epimerase/dehydratase family protein, translating into MKKIIVLGGGGFIGGHLAKRLKNEGNFVRICDIKNHEYFSHEEICNEFIKGDLTDPVLVAQVIDEGVDEVYQLAADMGGAGYIFTGENDANVMHNSAMINLNVAKESVVKKVKKVFYSSSACMYPEYNQLDPSNPNCEESSAYPANPDSEYGWEKLFSERLFLAFNRNYKLDVRVARFHNIFGPQGTWKDGKEKAPAAMCRKVAESEAGSQIEVWGDGQQTRSFLYVDECVEAVLRLMESDFLGPVNIGSEEMVTINQLAQMAIDISGKDITIKNIDGQEFIDKYGFKCPTGVRGRNSDNRLYKEKIGWEVSEPLRDGMVKTFTWINQMVHENSYKI; encoded by the coding sequence ATGAAAAAAATAATAGTTTTAGGTGGTGGTGGTTTCATCGGTGGTCATTTAGCCAAAAGATTAAAAAATGAGGGTAATTTTGTTCGTATCTGTGACATCAAAAACCACGAATACTTTTCACATGAAGAGATTTGTAACGAATTTATAAAAGGAGATTTAACCGATCCTGTTCTGGTAGCACAGGTAATTGACGAAGGTGTTGATGAAGTATACCAGCTAGCTGCCGATATGGGTGGTGCCGGTTATATTTTTACCGGAGAAAATGATGCCAATGTGATGCACAATTCTGCCATGATTAATTTAAATGTGGCAAAAGAGTCTGTCGTAAAAAAAGTGAAAAAGGTTTTCTATTCTTCTTCTGCCTGTATGTATCCGGAATACAACCAGCTGGATCCTTCCAATCCAAACTGTGAAGAATCTTCGGCTTATCCGGCCAATCCGGATTCGGAATACGGTTGGGAAAAACTATTCTCCGAAAGATTATTTTTAGCATTCAACAGAAATTACAAACTGGATGTGCGTGTTGCACGTTTTCACAATATATTCGGTCCTCAGGGAACCTGGAAAGACGGTAAAGAAAAAGCACCTGCTGCCATGTGCAGAAAAGTTGCCGAATCGGAAGCCGGATCTCAGATTGAAGTTTGGGGCGATGGTCAGCAAACAAGATCTTTCTTATATGTTGACGAATGTGTGGAAGCCGTTTTAAGATTGATGGAATCCGACTTTTTAGGACCTGTAAATATCGGTTCGGAAGAGATGGTTACTATTAATCAGCTGGCACAAATGGCAATCGACATTTCCGGAAAAGATATTACGATCAAAAATATTGACGGACAGGAATTTATTGATAAATACGGTTTCAAATGCCCTACCGGTGTTCGTGGCCGAAATTCCGACAACCGATTGTATAAAGAAAAAATCGGCTGGGAAGTTTCAGAACCATTACGTGATGGTATGGTCAAAACGTTTACCTGGATCAATCAGATGGTTCATGAAAACAGTTACAAAATATAA